ATTGATACCGATCATATCTTATTTATTGGTAGTGGTGCCTTCCATACAGCCAAACCTTCGGATTTAATTCCTGAATTACAAGGACGTTTTCCAATTCGGGTTCATTTAAATGATTTAACGAAAGATGATTTTGTTCGTATTTTAACAGAACCGAAAAATGCCTTAATTAAGCAATATCAAGCGTTATTAGCCACAGATGGCGTTGAAGTGCTCTTTACAGATGATGCAATTGAAAAAATGGCTGAATATGCAGTTGACTTAAATGAATCAACTGATAATATTGGAGCTAGAAGGTTACATACTATTCTAGAATCTTTACTTGAGGAAATTTTATTTGAAGCGACCGATATGCAAATGGGAACCATCACAATCAATGAAGCCTATGTCGTCGATAAACTAGATAAAATTGTTGAAAATAAAGATTTAAGTCATTTTATCTTGTAATAAGGAGGACAAAACGATGGTTACACTAGAAAACCACCGTCTAAAAGTACAAATTAAGGAGTTAGGGGCAGAATTGACGTCTGTCATAGATCAAGCGACCGGTTATGAGTATATTTGGCAGGCTGATGAAAATTATTGGAATCGGCATGCTCCCGTCTTATTTCCGATTGTAGGCACGTTGAATGATAATCAATATACTTATGAAGGTCAAACATATCAACTATCACGCCATGGTTTTGCTAGGGATGAGATGTTTCAAACACAAATGGTGACGACTAATTCCGCCACTTTCTATTTGAAAAGTAATGCGGAGTCATTGAAAGTATATCCTTTTGAATTTTCTTTTCAAATAAATTATATTTTACATGAAAATTCATTGACAATCAGTTATGAGGTTTTAAATCCGTCAGCTGATAAGGTGCTTTACTATAGTGTTGGCGGTCATCCAGCCTTTAATGTATCTGTTACGCATAAAGGGAGTCACATGGCTGATTTTGACCAGATTAGCTATCAATTTCATCCAGCCGGTCAATATTTACGTATTCCATTGGATAACAAAGGCTTGATAGATTACTATAGCGCCAAATACGAGCTGGTCGATAATATTCCGATTAAGCATAAGTCTTTTAGAAAAGATGCGATTATTTATCAAATTAACGGTCAAACCGAAGTCAGCTTGACGGATAATGTCGCTAATACACATATTTTAATGAAAATGAATGATATGTCTTATTTTGGTATTTGGT
This window of the Fundicoccus culcitae genome carries:
- a CDS encoding aldose 1-epimerase family protein, producing MVTLENHRLKVQIKELGAELTSVIDQATGYEYIWQADENYWNRHAPVLFPIVGTLNDNQYTYEGQTYQLSRHGFARDEMFQTQMVTTNSATFYLKSNAESLKVYPFEFSFQINYILHENSLTISYEVLNPSADKVLYYSVGGHPAFNVSVTHKGSHMADFDQISYQFHPAGQYLRIPLDNKGLIDYYSAKYELVDNIPIKHKSFRKDAIIYQINGQTEVSLTDNVANTHILMKMNDMSYFGIWSPYPKKAPFVCLEPWAGITDDAYNKVDFTAKRGINALDPHQIKTHDYSITFNKD